ACCAACGAGTTCATCGAAGCGCTGCAGAACCCGAACCAGAGCCAGGGTCAGATCGCCGCGTTCAACCGCCGCTACCGCCAGGTCGACGTGCTGCTGATTGACGACATCCAGTTCCTGGGCGGCAAAGAGGCCACGCTCGAGCAGTTCTTCCACACGTTCAACGCGCTCTACCAGGCCAACAAGCGCATCGTCATCGCCTCCGACGTGGCGCCCAAGAACCTCAAGGGCTTCGCCTCCAGGCTCATCTCGCGCTTCGAATCCGGCCTGACCGTCGACGTCAAGCCACCGGACCTCGAGACCCGCATCGCGATTCTGCGCATGATGGCCTCCGTGAACCATTCGAACATCCCCAACGACGTGCTCGACCTCATCGCCGAGCGCTTCACCGAGAACATCCGCGAGCTGGAGGGCGCCCTCACCCGCGTCACCGCCGTGGCGTCGCTCAGCAACCAGCCGGTCTCCCGCGCCTTGGCCGAGCAGACCCTGCAGGACTTCTTCACCACCGACGTCGAGATCAAGCCCACCGACATCATCGGGCAGGTGGCCAAGTACTTCCACCTCACGTTCGATGATCTGGTCGGGCGCGCGCGCACCAAGAACGTCGCGCTGGCGCGGCAGATTGCCATGTATCTGGCCCGCGAGATGACCAGCATGAGCCTCGTGGACATCGGCGAGGTGTTCGGCGGGCGCGACCACACCACCGTGATGCACGCCTACACCCGCATCTCCAACGAGATGCAGGAGAAGCAGGAGATCTACAACTACGTCATGGAGCTGACGGTGCGCTTGAAGCAGCACCCCGGC
This Bifidobacterium sp. ESL0790 DNA region includes the following protein-coding sequences:
- the dnaA gene encoding chromosomal replication initiator protein DnaA translates to MNRSFDSRNPAEDERFSESYQGDGARSNGGPYQSGNTYQAEENRENPRQMAESNAAGNSYDGYAAPTASREAAPSQNFAQTDESESLGYASRPDVGQYIQQAHPQAQYEQFPSSAQQPRNVEATRPAETPAATPSATQAPAESPENGQSFELNEQRTDRDPETHLNKNATFDTFVPGDSNRFARTVALAVAEGSGKDFNPLCIYGGSGLGKTHLLNAIGNYALVKDRNLKVRYVTSEEFTNEFIEALQNPNQSQGQIAAFNRRYRQVDVLLIDDIQFLGGKEATLEQFFHTFNALYQANKRIVIASDVAPKNLKGFASRLISRFESGLTVDVKPPDLETRIAILRMMASVNHSNIPNDVLDLIAERFTENIRELEGALTRVTAVASLSNQPVSRALAEQTLQDFFTTDVEIKPTDIIGQVAKYFHLTFDDLVGRARTKNVALARQIAMYLAREMTSMSLVDIGEVFGGRDHTTVMHAYTRISNEMQEKQEIYNYVMELTVRLKQHPGD